From Streptomyces sp. TLI_105, the proteins below share one genomic window:
- a CDS encoding phosphoadenylyl-sulfate reductase codes for MTITQDATAADLKALAEQAGRDLEDASALEILRWAVDTFGDRFCVTSSMEDAVVAHLASRVKPGVDVVFLDTGYHFEETIGTRDAVDAVMDVNVITLTPRQTVAEQDAEYGPKLHDRDPDLCCALRKVKPLEEGLTAYGAWATGLRRDESPSRANTPVVGWDEKRQKVKVSPIARWTQDDVDAYVTEHGVLTNPLLMDGYASVGCAPCTRRVLEGEDARAGRWAGRAKTECGLHG; via the coding sequence ATGACGATCACTCAGGACGCGACCGCGGCCGACCTGAAGGCACTCGCCGAGCAGGCCGGCCGTGATCTGGAGGACGCCTCCGCGCTGGAGATCCTCCGCTGGGCCGTGGACACCTTCGGCGACCGCTTCTGCGTGACCTCCTCCATGGAGGACGCGGTCGTCGCCCACCTCGCCTCGCGCGTGAAGCCCGGTGTGGACGTCGTCTTCCTCGACACGGGCTACCACTTCGAGGAGACCATCGGCACCCGGGACGCCGTGGACGCCGTCATGGACGTCAACGTCATCACCCTGACCCCGCGTCAGACCGTGGCCGAGCAGGACGCCGAGTACGGTCCGAAGCTCCACGACCGCGACCCGGACCTGTGCTGCGCGCTGCGCAAGGTCAAGCCCCTCGAAGAGGGCCTCACCGCCTACGGCGCGTGGGCCACCGGCCTGCGCCGCGACGAGTCCCCGAGCCGGGCGAACACCCCGGTGGTCGGCTGGGACGAGAAGCGGCAGAAGGTCAAGGTCTCCCCCATCGCCCGCTGGACGCAGGACGACGTCGACGCGTACGTCACGGAGCACGGTGTCCTCACCAACCCGCTCCTCATGGACGGGTACGCCTCCGTCGGCTGCGCCCCCTGCACCCGCCGCGTCCTGGAGGGCGAGGACGCCCGCGCCGGACGCTGGGCGGGCCGCGCCAAGACCGAGTGCGGGCTGCACGGCTGA
- a CDS encoding putative leader peptide, protein MSGTGIALVSRRHVDLGRMSSAICSAR, encoded by the coding sequence ATGTCTGGAACTGGAATTGCCTTGGTGAGTCGGCGGCACGTCGACCTCGGCCGCATGTCCAGCGCCATTTGTTCGGCGCGCTGA
- a CDS encoding YihY/virulence factor BrkB family protein — MQAARETPDRPERRPWSRLHRARVLYRNVSKRKMAWLLLKDTVNSCIEYRILGLAAEAAFFTLLSLPPLLLGLIAVLGYADDWTNTDTVASIRENILHAAGTVLSDRGVHEIAEPLLDDITQGKRPDLISLGFAIALWSGSRAVNVFIDTITVMYGLDGHRGIVKTRLLALLLYIVALLIGAVVLPLAVVGPDRVVELVPWGTEVVAVLYWPAVILLSIAFLTTLYHVSVPVRSPWIEDIPGALVALGMWVLGSFLLRIYLTSQVEGPTIYGSLAAPIAVLLWIGISAFAVLVGAAVNAAIDRVWPSVATAAAREANERARAVQAAELVARVRAEAEDVDEDDPDMPSEFPERWSKFLPPDDVKSRLHSGWEKD, encoded by the coding sequence GTGCAGGCAGCAAGAGAAACACCCGATCGGCCCGAGCGTCGGCCCTGGAGCAGGCTCCACCGCGCGCGTGTCCTCTACCGCAACGTCTCGAAGCGGAAGATGGCCTGGCTGCTCCTCAAGGACACCGTCAACTCGTGCATCGAGTACCGGATCCTCGGCCTCGCCGCCGAGGCCGCGTTCTTCACCCTGCTGTCGCTGCCGCCCCTGCTCCTCGGCCTGATCGCCGTCCTCGGCTACGCCGACGACTGGACCAACACCGACACCGTCGCCAGCATCAGGGAGAACATCCTCCACGCGGCCGGCACGGTCCTCTCCGACCGGGGCGTCCACGAGATCGCCGAACCCCTCCTCGACGACATCACCCAGGGCAAACGGCCCGACCTGATCTCCCTCGGCTTCGCCATCGCCCTCTGGTCCGGCTCGCGCGCGGTGAACGTCTTCATCGACACCATCACCGTCATGTACGGCCTCGACGGGCACCGGGGCATCGTCAAGACCCGGCTCCTCGCCCTGCTCCTCTACATCGTGGCGCTGCTCATCGGAGCCGTCGTGCTGCCGCTGGCCGTCGTCGGCCCCGACCGGGTCGTCGAGCTCGTCCCCTGGGGCACCGAGGTCGTCGCCGTCCTCTACTGGCCGGCCGTCATCCTGCTCTCCATCGCCTTCCTCACCACGCTCTACCACGTCTCCGTGCCCGTCAGATCGCCGTGGATCGAGGACATCCCCGGCGCCCTCGTCGCCCTCGGGATGTGGGTCCTCGGCAGCTTCCTGCTGCGCATCTACCTGACCAGCCAGGTCGAGGGCCCGACGATCTACGGCTCCCTCGCCGCGCCCATCGCCGTCCTCCTCTGGATCGGCATCTCGGCCTTCGCGGTCCTCGTCGGCGCCGCCGTGAACGCCGCCATCGACCGCGTCTGGCCCTCCGTCGCCACCGCCGCCGCCCGCGAGGCCAACGAACGGGCGCGCGCCGTCCAGGCCGCCGAACTCGTCGCCCGCGTGCGCGCCGAGGCGGAGGACGTCGACGAGGACGACCCGGACATGCCGTCCGAGTTCCCCGAGCGCTGGTCCAAGTTCCTCCCCCCGGACGACGTGAAGTCCCGCCTCCACTCCGGCTGGGAGAAGGACTGA
- a CDS encoding GAF domain-containing protein: MKNTQLDMKRLAAMDAAQASRLLHRVREETLAGRRPPIAPRPVIDASWQRMARLGLDPDQSTSTVLLQRDELEERRRSTLLSEVMQTLSGGIAGIADASLQIMVVTDEHGRVLWRQGNLAVLRQAHGICLEEGAAWAEHATGTNAVGTALALDRAVQVHSAEHYVQSLHNWTCAAAPVHDPRDQRLLGILDVSGPASSFHPAMLALVGSVAQLAEAEMRERHHRSIERLRAVAAPILCRVGGRAVAVDDHGWTAAVTGLAPMDRIPLPKSFRAGRVWLPSLGVCAVEPLPGGWLLRVEEEALPEEPGAGAASRVVLDLSRPRRWTVAVSGAAGSWQQELSPRHAELLYVLALHRDGRTAAELAGDVFGDRTRTVTVRAEMSRVRRNLAGVLAHRPYRFREEVAVEILRPEHPEDLLPHSTAPAVRAASPA; this comes from the coding sequence ATGAAGAACACGCAGCTCGACATGAAGCGGCTCGCCGCCATGGACGCCGCCCAGGCCAGCCGACTGCTGCATCGGGTGCGCGAGGAGACCCTGGCCGGCCGGCGGCCGCCGATCGCGCCCCGGCCGGTGATCGACGCGTCCTGGCAGCGGATGGCCCGGCTCGGCCTCGACCCGGACCAGAGCACCAGCACCGTGCTGCTCCAGCGGGACGAGCTGGAGGAGCGGCGCAGGAGCACGCTCCTCTCCGAGGTGATGCAGACGCTGAGCGGCGGCATCGCCGGCATCGCCGACGCCTCCCTCCAGATCATGGTGGTCACCGACGAGCACGGCCGGGTGCTGTGGCGCCAGGGGAACCTCGCGGTGCTGCGGCAGGCGCACGGCATCTGTCTGGAGGAGGGCGCGGCCTGGGCCGAGCACGCCACCGGGACGAACGCCGTCGGCACGGCGCTCGCCCTGGACCGGGCGGTGCAGGTGCACTCCGCCGAGCACTACGTGCAGTCGCTGCACAACTGGACCTGCGCCGCCGCGCCCGTGCACGATCCGCGCGACCAGCGGCTCCTGGGGATCCTGGACGTCTCCGGCCCCGCCTCCAGCTTCCACCCCGCGATGCTGGCCCTGGTCGGCTCGGTGGCGCAGCTCGCCGAGGCCGAGATGCGGGAGCGGCACCACCGGTCGATCGAGCGGCTGCGGGCGGTGGCGGCGCCGATCCTGTGCCGGGTGGGCGGCCGTGCGGTCGCGGTGGACGACCACGGCTGGACGGCCGCGGTGACCGGCCTCGCGCCGATGGACCGGATCCCGCTGCCGAAGTCGTTCCGGGCCGGACGGGTCTGGCTGCCCTCGCTCGGCGTGTGCGCGGTGGAGCCGCTGCCGGGCGGCTGGCTGCTGCGGGTCGAGGAGGAGGCCCTGCCCGAGGAGCCGGGCGCGGGGGCGGCGAGCCGGGTGGTCCTGGACCTGAGCCGGCCGCGCCGCTGGACGGTGGCCGTGTCCGGGGCGGCGGGCAGCTGGCAGCAGGAGCTCAGCCCCCGGCACGCGGAGCTCCTCTATGTACTGGCGCTGCACCGCGACGGGCGGACGGCGGCGGAGCTGGCGGGCGACGTGTTCGGGGACCGTACGCGGACGGTGACCGTACGGGCGGAGATGTCCCGGGTGCGGCGGAACCTGGCGGGGGTCCTGGCGCACCGCCCGTACCGCTTCCGGGAGGAGGTCGCGGTGGAGATCCTGCGCCCGGAGCACCCGGAAGACCTGCTGCCGCACTCCACCGCCCCCGCCGTCCGCGCCGCGAGCCCCGCCTGA
- a CDS encoding nitrite/sulfite reductase: MAATPENPTPAAARRKAGRHRGEGQWAVGHFTPLNGNEQFKKDDDGLNVRTRIETVYSKRGFDSIDPNDLRGRMRWWGLYTQRKQGLDGTKTGVLEPEDLDDEYFMLRVRIDGGRLTTEQLRVIGEISEEFARGTADITDRQNVQYHWIRIEDVPEIWNRLEAVGLSTTEACGDTPRVILGSPVAGIAADEIIDGTPAIDEIQRRIIGNKDFSNLPRKFKSAVSGSPLLDVAHEINDIAFVGVEHPEHGPGFDVWVGGGLSTNPKLGVRLGTWVSLDEVPDVYEGVISIFRDYGYRRLRNRARLKFLVADWGPEKFRQVLEDEYLKRGLTDGPAPEQPPGQWRDHMGVHEQRDGRFYIGFAPRVGRVDGATLTKIADLAERHGSGRVRTTADQKMLLLDIERDQVDSAVAALESLDLRVNPTPFRRGTMACTGIEFCKLAIVETKGRGSSLIDELERRLPEFDEPLTININGCPNACARIQVADIGLKGQLVLDDEGNRVEGYQVHLGGALGLEAGFGRKVRGLKVTAAELPDYVERVLKRFQAERETGERFATWAARASEEALS; this comes from the coding sequence ATGGCCGCCACCCCGGAAAACCCCACTCCCGCCGCCGCCCGCCGCAAGGCCGGGCGCCACCGTGGCGAGGGTCAGTGGGCCGTGGGGCACTTCACCCCCCTGAACGGCAATGAGCAGTTCAAGAAGGACGACGACGGTCTCAACGTACGGACACGTATTGAGACGGTCTACTCGAAGCGCGGCTTCGACTCCATCGACCCCAACGACCTGCGCGGACGCATGCGCTGGTGGGGCCTCTACACCCAGCGCAAGCAGGGTCTGGACGGCACCAAGACGGGCGTGCTGGAGCCGGAGGATCTGGACGACGAGTACTTCATGCTCCGGGTCCGCATCGACGGCGGCCGGCTGACCACCGAGCAGCTCCGGGTGATCGGCGAGATCTCCGAGGAGTTCGCCCGCGGCACCGCCGACATCACGGACCGGCAGAACGTCCAGTACCACTGGATCCGCATCGAGGACGTCCCCGAGATCTGGAACCGCCTGGAGGCGGTCGGCCTGTCGACCACCGAGGCCTGCGGCGACACCCCGCGTGTCATCCTCGGCTCCCCCGTGGCCGGCATCGCCGCCGACGAGATCATCGACGGCACCCCCGCCATCGACGAGATCCAGCGCCGGATCATCGGCAACAAGGACTTCTCCAACCTGCCCCGGAAGTTCAAGTCCGCGGTCTCCGGCTCGCCGCTCCTCGACGTGGCGCACGAGATCAACGACATCGCCTTCGTCGGCGTGGAGCACCCGGAGCACGGCCCCGGCTTCGACGTCTGGGTCGGCGGCGGTCTGTCCACCAACCCCAAGCTCGGCGTCCGCCTGGGCACCTGGGTCTCCCTCGACGAGGTCCCCGACGTCTACGAGGGCGTCATCTCGATCTTCCGCGACTACGGCTACCGCCGGCTGCGCAACCGCGCCCGCCTGAAGTTCCTCGTCGCCGACTGGGGCCCGGAGAAGTTCCGCCAGGTCCTGGAGGACGAGTACCTGAAGCGCGGGCTGACGGACGGCCCCGCCCCCGAGCAGCCCCCGGGCCAGTGGCGCGACCACATGGGCGTGCACGAGCAGCGGGACGGCCGGTTCTACATCGGCTTCGCCCCGCGCGTGGGCCGGGTCGACGGCGCCACCCTGACCAAGATCGCCGACCTGGCCGAGCGGCACGGCTCCGGCCGGGTGCGGACCACCGCGGACCAGAAGATGCTCCTGCTGGACATCGAGCGGGACCAGGTCGACTCGGCGGTCGCCGCCCTGGAGTCGCTCGACCTGCGGGTGAACCCCACCCCGTTCCGGCGCGGCACGATGGCCTGCACCGGCATCGAGTTCTGCAAGCTCGCGATCGTCGAGACGAAGGGTCGCGGCTCCTCGCTCATCGACGAACTGGAGCGTCGCCTCCCGGAGTTCGACGAGCCGCTGACGATCAACATCAACGGCTGCCCGAACGCCTGCGCCCGCATCCAGGTCGCGGACATCGGTCTCAAGGGCCAGCTGGTCCTGGACGACGAGGGCAACCGCGTCGAGGGCTACCAGGTGCACCTGGGCGGAGCGCTCGGCCTGGAGGCCGGCTTCGGCCGCAAGGTCCGCGGCCTCAAGGTCACGGCGGCCGAGCTCCCGGACTACGTGGAGCGGGTCCTCAAGCGCTTCCAGGCGGAGCGCGAGACCGGCGAGCGCTTCGCGACCTGGGCGGCCCGCGCCTCCGAGGAGGCGCTTTCGTGA
- a CDS encoding acyl-CoA dehydrogenase family protein produces the protein MAASTHTVTNQAPPLLGYDVFTSDRALAEAVERHLAPDLLAEARDDLSLLGRATGSAQVREWGEQANEHPPRLRTHDRYGRRIDEVLFHPAWHRLLGKSVSAGLTHAWGRPGGHVRRAAGFLVASQAEAGHGCPVSMTHAAVPALRAEPELAAVWEPAALSHVYERELRPVGEKPGALLGMAMTEKQGGSDVRANTTEARPLAADGEYVLTGHKWFCSAPMSDAFLVLAQAPAGLTCFLVPRVLADGSRNAFAIQRLKDKLGNRSNASAEVEFDGTTWARRVGEEGRGIRTIMGMVAATRLDCVLGSAALMRQAVAQAVHHASYRSAFGGLLVEKPLMRNVLADLAVESEAATVLGMRLAAAYDATDRGSDHAADTDGRSDSEQERAFLRIAVPAAKYWVTKRCTPVVAEALECLGGNGYVEESGMPRLLRESPLNSVWEGSGNVQALDVVRALRTEPAALDALLREVGAARGADHRLDRAIRGLLVELADLEGIEARARRLTERLALVLQGALLVRWAPPEVADAFCAARLGGDGGAAFGTLPHTLDLRAVVERARAEV, from the coding sequence ATGGCAGCGAGCACCCACACCGTGACCAACCAGGCTCCGCCCCTGCTCGGATACGACGTCTTCACGAGCGACCGGGCGCTGGCGGAGGCGGTCGAGCGACACCTCGCCCCGGACCTCCTGGCGGAGGCGCGCGACGATCTGAGCCTGCTGGGCCGGGCGACCGGTTCGGCACAGGTGCGGGAGTGGGGTGAGCAGGCGAACGAGCATCCGCCCCGGCTGCGGACCCACGACCGGTACGGCCGCCGGATCGACGAGGTCCTGTTCCATCCGGCCTGGCACCGGCTCCTCGGGAAGTCCGTGTCGGCGGGGCTCACGCACGCGTGGGGCCGCCCGGGTGGTCATGTGCGGCGGGCCGCCGGGTTCCTGGTGGCGTCGCAGGCGGAGGCGGGGCACGGCTGCCCGGTGTCGATGACGCACGCCGCGGTGCCCGCGCTGCGCGCCGAGCCGGAGCTCGCGGCGGTCTGGGAACCGGCGGCGCTCTCGCACGTGTACGAGCGGGAGCTCCGTCCGGTCGGGGAGAAGCCGGGGGCGCTGCTCGGCATGGCGATGACGGAGAAGCAGGGCGGCAGCGACGTCCGGGCGAACACGACGGAGGCCCGTCCCCTCGCGGCCGACGGCGAGTACGTCCTGACGGGGCACAAGTGGTTCTGCTCTGCGCCGATGTCGGACGCCTTCCTGGTCCTCGCGCAGGCGCCGGCGGGACTGACCTGCTTCCTGGTGCCGCGGGTGCTCGCGGACGGCTCGCGCAACGCCTTCGCGATCCAGCGGCTCAAGGACAAGCTGGGCAACCGGTCGAACGCCTCCGCCGAGGTGGAGTTCGACGGCACGACCTGGGCGCGCCGCGTCGGCGAGGAGGGGCGCGGGATCCGGACGATCATGGGCATGGTCGCGGCGACCCGGCTCGACTGCGTCCTCGGCTCGGCGGCGCTGATGCGGCAGGCGGTGGCGCAGGCCGTGCACCACGCCTCGTACCGCTCGGCCTTCGGCGGGCTGCTCGTCGAGAAGCCCCTGATGCGGAACGTACTCGCCGATCTGGCCGTCGAGTCGGAGGCGGCGACGGTGCTCGGTATGCGGCTGGCAGCGGCCTACGACGCCACCGACCGCGGCAGCGACCACGCCGCCGACACCGACGGCAGGAGCGACTCCGAGCAGGAGCGGGCCTTCCTCCGTATCGCCGTGCCGGCGGCGAAGTACTGGGTGACGAAGCGGTGTACGCCGGTGGTGGCGGAGGCGCTGGAGTGCCTGGGCGGCAACGGGTACGTGGAGGAGTCGGGGATGCCCCGGCTGTTGCGGGAGTCGCCGCTCAACTCGGTCTGGGAGGGCTCGGGGAACGTGCAGGCGCTCGACGTGGTGCGGGCGCTGCGGACCGAGCCCGCCGCCCTCGACGCGCTGCTGCGGGAGGTGGGGGCGGCGCGGGGCGCCGACCACCGGCTCGACCGGGCCATCCGGGGGCTCCTCGTCGAACTGGCGGACCTGGAGGGGATCGAGGCGCGGGCGCGGCGGCTCACGGAGCGGCTGGCGCTGGTGCTCCAGGGCGCGCTGCTGGTGCGGTGGGCTCCGCCGGAGGTGGCGGACGCGTTCTGCGCGGCGCGGCTGGGCGGGGACGGCGGCGCGGCCTTCGGGACGCTCCCGCACACGCTGGACCTGCGGGCGGTGGTGGAGCGGGCGCGGGCCGAGGTCTGA
- a CDS encoding GNAT family N-acetyltransferase — MSITLTTWSLEQTSPSDLRPATPPEGDDVVIRRAEVPSAEFSRFLYTAVGGDIRWSDRLSLTYKQWQEIVEKPGAEIWVAYDRGTPAGYVELDPQDDGVVEIVYFGLIPAFRGRRIGGHLLSYGVARAWDLAERWPEREATKRVWLHTCSLDGPHAMANYERRGFRLFDTKVEEVEESETPGPWPGAYA; from the coding sequence ATGAGCATCACTCTCACCACCTGGTCCCTCGAGCAGACCTCCCCGTCCGACCTCCGCCCCGCCACCCCGCCGGAGGGCGACGACGTGGTGATCCGGCGCGCCGAGGTGCCCTCGGCGGAGTTCAGCCGCTTCCTCTACACGGCGGTCGGCGGCGACATCCGCTGGTCCGACCGGCTGTCGCTGACGTACAAGCAGTGGCAGGAGATAGTGGAGAAGCCGGGCGCCGAGATCTGGGTGGCGTACGACAGGGGGACGCCGGCCGGGTACGTGGAGCTCGACCCCCAGGACGACGGTGTGGTGGAGATCGTCTACTTCGGCCTGATCCCGGCCTTCCGGGGCCGCCGGATCGGCGGCCACCTCCTCTCCTACGGGGTGGCGCGCGCCTGGGACCTGGCCGAGCGCTGGCCGGAGCGGGAGGCCACGAAGCGGGTGTGGCTGCACACCTGCTCGCTCGACGGTCCGCACGCCATGGCCAACTACGAGCGGCGCGGCTTCCGTCTCTTCGACACCAAGGTCGAGGAGGTCGAGGAGTCGGAGACCCCCGGCCCCTGGCCGGGCGCGTACGCCTGA
- a CDS encoding IS5 family transposase (programmed frameshift) yields MVRRHELSDAEWAVLSRFLPSSGTAGRPRADDRLVLNGIVWKLRTGSAWRDVPERYGSWQTLYTRFRRWALDGTFSRVLRQVQAEKDTAGDIDWLVSVDSTIVRAHQHATGGKRGHENGDEAGDHALGRSRGGLSTKLHLACDGRGRPLGFVLSGGNANDCTRFEAVLESIRVPRSGPGRPRTRPDHVIADKGYSSRKIRRYLRRRGIAHTIPERVDQALGRLNRGSHGGRPPAFDRRIYRLRNVVERCFNRLKQWRGLATRYDKTRESYRAAVTIASILLWI; encoded by the exons ATGGTGCGTCGTCATGAGCTCTCGGATGCCGAGTGGGCTGTGCTGTCACGGTTCCTGCCGAGTTCGGGGACCGCGGGCCGGCCCCGCGCGGACGACCGGTTGGTGCTGAACGGGATCGTGTGGAAGCTACGGACCGGCTCGGCCTGGCGGGACGTGCCCGAGCGGTACGGCTCCTGGCAGACCCTGTACACCCGGTTCCGCAGGTGGGCCCTGGACGGCACGTTCTCCCGGGTACTGCGGCAGGTCCAGGCGGAGAAGGACACGGCCGGGGACATCGACTGGCTGGTCTCGGTCGACTCCACGATCGTGCGGGCCCACCAGCACGCCACCGGCGGCAAAAGGGGGCACGAGA ACGGGGACGAAGCGGGTGATCACGCCCTCGGCCGATCCCGTGGCGGACTGAGCACCAAGCTCCACCTGGCCTGCGACGGGCGAGGGCGCCCGCTCGGCTTCGTCCTCTCGGGCGGCAACGCGAACGACTGCACCCGGTTCGAAGCCGTCCTGGAGTCGATCCGCGTTCCCCGCAGCGGGCCGGGCCGTCCGCGCACCCGGCCCGACCACGTCATCGCCGACAAGGGCTACAGCTCCCGGAAGATCCGCCGCTACCTGCGACGACGCGGCATCGCCCACACGATCCCCGAACGCGTCGACCAGGCCCTCGGGCGCCTCAACCGGGGCTCGCACGGCGGCCGGCCACCCGCTTTCGACCGGCGGATCTACCGCCTCCGCAACGTAGTCGAACGCTGCTTCAACCGGTTGAAGCAATGGCGCGGCTTGGCCACCCGCTACGACAAAACCCGCGAGTCCTACCGGGCTGCCGTCACCATCGCCTCAATCCTGCTCTGGATCTGA